The sequence TGAAAGTGGGCGACCTGGTGGTCAGCACCGACCTGATTCAGCACGATGTGGACGTGACGCCGCTGGGCTACGACCCCGGCACCGTTCCCGGCGAACCGGCCAGCTGGCCCGCCGATGTCCACCTGCGCGACCTGGCCCTGACCGCTGCCGGAGCGGTGAGCGCCGTGCAGGTGTACGAGGGCCGGGTGGCCAGCGGCGACCAGTTCATCGCCTCGGCCGAGGGATCGGCCCGCCTGCACGAGCTGGGCGCCCACTGTGCCGAAATGGAGGGCGCGGCAGTGGCCCAGGTGTGCGCCTCGGCGGGAGTGCCGTTCGTGGTCATTCGGGCCATCAGCGACACCGCCGACCACGATGCCAAAGTGGATTACCGCACGTTCTTCCCGCAGGTCGCCC is a genomic window of Deinococcus proteolyticus MRP containing:
- a CDS encoding 5'-methylthioadenosine/adenosylhomocysteine nucleosidase → MIAIIGAMDEEIVLLRDLLEERSEETVLGVTLYRGLLEGVPVLLTQGGIGKVNAAKTATVLLLQGASSVIFTGVAGGVHPALKVGDLVVSTDLIQHDVDVTPLGYDPGTVPGEPASWPADVHLRDLALTAAGAVSAVQVYEGRVASGDQFIASAEGSARLHELGAHCAEMEGAAVAQVCASAGVPFVVIRAISDTADHDAKVDYRTFFPQVAQHAGAVVRGMVRRLGAEQRFARGG